A single region of the Eleginops maclovinus isolate JMC-PN-2008 ecotype Puerto Natales chromosome 4, JC_Emac_rtc_rv5, whole genome shotgun sequence genome encodes:
- the rpl13 gene encoding large ribosomal subunit protein eL13, whose product MAPSRNGMLLNPHFHKDWQKRVRTWFNQPARKIRRRNTRQAKARLIAPRPVAGPLRPQVRCPTIRYHTKVRAGRGFTLEELKAAGIHKKTARTIGISVDSRRRNRSTESLQANVQRLKEYRSKLILFPRKASAPKKGDSSEEELKMATQLGGAVMPIKNVHKKEKARVISEDEKNFKAFASLRMARANARLFGIRAKRAKEAAEQDVEKKK is encoded by the exons ATGGCACCCAGCCGGAATGGAATGCTCCTGAACCCTCACTTCCACAAAGACTGGCAGAAAAGAGTGCGCACCTGGTTCAACCAGCCAGCCAGGAAGATCCGCAG GCGAAATACTCGTCAGGCTAAGGCCCGGCTCATTGCGCCCCGTCCTGTCGCTGGACCTTTAAGGCCGCAAGTCAGGTGTCCCACCATCAGGTACCACACCAAGGTCCGTGCTGGACGTGGCTTCACTCTGGAGGAACTCAAG GCAGCTGGAATCCACAAAAAGACAGCCCGCACCATCGGCATCTCTGTTGACTCTCGCCGTCGCAACAGATCCACAGAATCTCTTCAGGCCAACGTGCAGCGGCTGAAGGAGTACCGCTCCAAGCTCATCCTGTTCCCCAGGAAGGCTTCTGCTCCCAAGAAGGGAGACAGCTCG GAGGAGGAACTCAAGATGGCCACTCAGCTCGGAGGTGCAGTCATGCCCATCAAAAAC GTTCACAAGAAGGAGAAGGCTCGGGTTATCTCTGAGGACGAGAAGAACTTCAAGGCTTTCGCCAGCCTGCGTATGGCTCGCGCCAATGCTCGTCTTTTCGGCATCCGTGCCAAGAGAGCCAAGGAGGCTGCCGAGCAGGACGTGGAAAAGAAGAAGTAA
- the gcshb gene encoding glycine cleavage system protein H (aminomethyl carrier), b — MAMRAALRSLSVNFSPRLPQLSSAAQVSAARLLWRNNSPRTLSTTPALSTALKFTDKHEWVRVESGIGTVGISNYAQEALGDVVYCGLPEVGQRLEQLEEFGALESVKAASELYSPLAGEVTEINTELAENPGLVNKACYAEGWLIKMTIEKPEELEGLMDQAAYDTFLKSLEE; from the exons ATGGCGATGAGGGCAGCGCTGCGgagcctctctgtaaactttTCTCCCAGACTTCCTCAGCTCTCGTCGGCAGCGCAAGTTTCCGCGGCCAGGCTGCTGTGGAGGAACAACTCCCCGCGGACACTGAGCACAACCCCGGCCCTGTCCACag CCCTAAAGTTCACAGATAAGCATGAGTGGGTGCGAGTGGAAAGTGGAATTGGCACAGTGGGTATCAGCAATTATGCTCAG GAAGCATTAGGTGATGTGGTATACTGTGGACTCCCTGAAGTTGGCCAAAGACTTGAACAGTTGG AGGAGTTTGGTGCCTTGGAAAGTGTGAAGGCTGCCAGTGAGCTGTACTCACCTCTGGCAGGGGAAGTGACTGAAATCAACACAGAGCTGGCAGAGAATCCTGGACTTGTGAATAAAGCCTGCTATGCTGAGG GGTGGCTTATCAAGATGACGATTGAAAAGCCTGAAGAACTCGAAGGCCTCATGGATCAAGCTGCATATGATACATTTCTTAAGTCACTTGAAGAATAA